The Candidatus Methylacidiphilales bacterium genome window below encodes:
- a CDS encoding zinc ribbon domain-containing protein — protein sequence MPIYTYELVSGECKVCGGCFDLRRPLTRPELKECPLCRKPVRKLIGAVHTPKLTKPLSVSDAKKAGFKVYQKRDKGVYEKL from the coding sequence ATGCCGATTTACACCTATGAACTGGTTTCCGGCGAGTGCAAGGTGTGCGGCGGTTGCTTCGATTTGCGCCGTCCGCTGACCCGGCCCGAGCTCAAGGAATGCCCCCTTTGCCGCAAGCCGGTCCGGAAATTGATCGGGGCTGTTCATACGCCCAAACTCACCAAGCCGCTCTCCGTCTCGGATGCGAAAAAGGCCGGCTTTAAAGTCTATCAAAAGCGCGACAAGGGTGTGTACGAGAAGCTGTAG
- a CDS encoding UvrB/UvrC motif-containing protein: protein MECSFCPGSEATCHLTKIVNGKVIEVHVCEKCIPQIKDQNLIDFDIWDAVSKLAKAKGMPDPAQSIEPPEQPEISAKSLMMSPQGGVEPSLRCAACGFTSEDLRKTGRLGCPECYPVFMEMLTEVLNDCQKGVQHLGKIPASMKGLRKKQLEQMLDTAVSSERFEEAAVLRDQLKEIEREG, encoded by the coding sequence ATGGAATGTTCCTTTTGCCCTGGAAGCGAGGCCACCTGTCATTTGACAAAAATCGTCAATGGCAAGGTGATCGAGGTTCATGTTTGCGAAAAGTGCATTCCGCAGATCAAGGACCAGAACCTCATCGATTTTGACATTTGGGATGCCGTATCGAAACTGGCGAAAGCCAAGGGCATGCCCGATCCCGCGCAAAGCATTGAGCCGCCGGAACAGCCGGAAATTTCCGCCAAATCCCTGATGATGTCTCCGCAGGGTGGAGTTGAACCCAGCCTGCGTTGCGCTGCCTGCGGTTTCACCAGCGAAGACCTGCGCAAAACCGGGCGGCTGGGTTGTCCGGAATGTTATCCGGTTTTCATGGAAATGCTTACTGAAGTGCTGAACGACTGCCAGAAAGGCGTCCAGCATCTGGGGAAGATCCCCGCTTCCATGAAGGGCCTGCGCAAAAAGCAGTTGGAGCAAATGCTGGACACCGCCGTTTCCTCGGAACGTTTTGAGGAAGCGGCCGTGCTTCGCGACCAGCTCAAGGAGATCGAGCGGGAGGGTTGA
- a CDS encoding DUF5069 domain-containing protein: MTQTPYPVSPYVKTKGIVYFARMLDKIRLHANGKLGQDFIENLGIGFDGRCLSFLKISYEDLKKRVLQGGSDDEILQWCFSRGRHPGAEEIEIWNHFMAKRGCRDEASERLEFRLNEAGLSKRKGEILTFFDFIEVDEGRPPQPDWWKA; the protein is encoded by the coding sequence ATGACCCAGACTCCCTATCCCGTCAGCCCTTATGTCAAAACCAAAGGCATTGTTTATTTTGCCCGAATGCTGGACAAAATCCGCCTTCATGCCAATGGCAAGCTCGGCCAGGACTTTATTGAAAATCTGGGCATCGGCTTCGACGGGCGCTGCCTATCATTTTTGAAGATATCGTATGAAGATTTGAAAAAGAGGGTACTCCAGGGGGGAAGTGACGACGAGATTCTTCAGTGGTGTTTTTCCAGGGGACGGCACCCAGGCGCCGAGGAAATTGAAATTTGGAATCATTTCATGGCCAAGAGAGGGTGCAGGGACGAAGCGTCCGAGCGGCTGGAATTTCGCCTCAACGAGGCCGGATTGTCGAAGCGCAAGGGTGAAATCCTGACCTTCTTTGATTTTATCGAGGTGGATGAGGGCCGGCCTCCGCAGCCCGATTGGTGGAAAGCCTGA
- the rpmG gene encoding 50S ribosomal protein L33 codes for MRDKITLECTEAKAEGKPVSRYITTRNKKLQTERLEVKKYNPNLRRHTLHKEIK; via the coding sequence ATGAGAGACAAGATTACCTTGGAATGTACGGAAGCCAAAGCCGAAGGCAAACCGGTTTCGCGCTATATTACCACCCGCAACAAAAAGCTGCAGACCGAGCGCCTGGAAGTGAAGAAATACAATCCCAACCTTCGCCGCCATACCCTGCACAAAGAGATCAAGTAA